In one Spirosoma rigui genomic region, the following are encoded:
- a CDS encoding LytR/AlgR family response regulator transcription factor: MTYFSSAAVSARTAPTEWPPLKLYLRETGRQSFAVGDLVYLQAVANYSWLNWVDGRRMLMPRTLKYYSPKLPNEWFIRLHRNCVVNRRYVERLERTETGGLVHLSTGDILPVSRRRWSTVRRQLANNMPHLN; this comes from the coding sequence ATGACTTATTTCTCTTCCGCTGCCGTTTCTGCCCGTACTGCGCCTACCGAGTGGCCTCCTCTTAAATTGTACCTTCGCGAAACGGGCAGACAGTCGTTTGCTGTTGGTGATCTTGTATATCTGCAAGCCGTTGCTAACTATAGCTGGTTGAACTGGGTTGATGGCCGTCGGATGCTGATGCCCCGCACCCTGAAATACTACTCGCCGAAACTCCCGAACGAATGGTTTATCCGCCTGCACCGTAACTGTGTCGTGAACCGTCGGTATGTCGAGCGCCTTGAGCGTACCGAAACCGGTGGACTCGTTCACCTGTCGACGGGTGACATCCTGCCCGTATCCCGTCGCCGGTGGAGCACCGTTCGTCGGCAACTGGCTAACAACATGCCACATCTTAACTAG
- a CDS encoding glycine--tRNA ligase: MNTTQAPAATLQDIIAHAKEYGFVFPSSEIYDGLQAVYDYGQNGVELKNNLKTLWWKAMTQLHDNVVGIDASIFMHPLTWKASGHVDSFNDPMIDNRDSKKRYRADQLLELKAEEYANAGDEARSSALLQEMGRLLGDNDLDGVRNLIIAEGIKDPVSGTDNWTEVRQFNLMFSTQVGSLAEDASLIYLRPETAQGIFVNFLNVQKTGRMKVPFGIAQIGKAFRNEIVARQFTFRMREFEQMEMQFFVRPGTEMEWYERWRDARMTFHRALGLPAEKLKFHIHEKLAHYANAAVDIEYQFPFGFREMEGIHSRTDFDLKAHQELSRKKQQYFDNEVDPATGKPFGNYVPYVVETSVGADRLFLAVFCNAFTKETVGEGDDQKERTYLKLHPALAPIKAAIFPLVRKDGLPEKAEQIMKSLRSEFRVIMEERDAIGKRYTRQDLIGTPFCVVVDYQTLEDDTVTIRYRDTTEQIRVPISELKARIGQDVSMERLLENM, translated from the coding sequence ATGAATACTACTCAAGCGCCAGCCGCTACCCTACAGGACATTATCGCCCACGCCAAAGAATATGGCTTCGTGTTCCCGTCCTCCGAAATTTATGACGGTCTGCAGGCAGTCTATGACTACGGACAGAACGGCGTCGAACTTAAGAATAACCTCAAAACGCTGTGGTGGAAGGCAATGACCCAACTCCACGACAACGTAGTAGGTATCGACGCGTCGATCTTTATGCACCCCCTCACCTGGAAAGCTTCGGGCCACGTCGACTCGTTCAACGACCCCATGATCGACAACCGCGATTCGAAAAAACGCTACCGCGCCGATCAGCTTCTGGAACTGAAAGCCGAAGAATATGCCAACGCGGGCGACGAAGCCCGGAGCTCGGCGCTGCTGCAGGAGATGGGCCGGCTGCTGGGCGACAACGACCTCGACGGTGTTCGTAATCTCATCATCGCCGAAGGCATAAAAGACCCCGTATCGGGAACCGACAACTGGACGGAAGTTCGCCAGTTCAACCTGATGTTCTCCACGCAGGTAGGGTCACTGGCCGAAGACGCCAGCCTCATTTACCTCCGCCCCGAAACCGCGCAGGGCATTTTCGTTAACTTCCTCAACGTTCAGAAAACCGGTCGTATGAAGGTACCTTTCGGTATCGCTCAGATTGGTAAAGCGTTCCGGAATGAGATCGTAGCCCGGCAGTTTACCTTTCGGATGCGCGAGTTCGAACAGATGGAGATGCAGTTCTTTGTGCGTCCTGGCACCGAGATGGAATGGTATGAACGGTGGCGTGATGCCCGGATGACGTTTCACCGGGCACTGGGGCTGCCCGCCGAAAAGCTCAAATTCCACATCCACGAGAAACTGGCCCATTACGCCAACGCAGCCGTCGACATCGAATATCAATTTCCCTTCGGCTTCCGCGAGATGGAAGGCATTCACTCCCGCACCGACTTCGACCTGAAGGCGCACCAGGAGCTGAGCCGCAAAAAACAGCAGTATTTCGATAACGAAGTAGACCCGGCTACCGGCAAGCCCTTTGGCAACTACGTACCCTACGTAGTAGAAACCTCTGTAGGTGCCGACCGCCTGTTCCTGGCCGTTTTCTGCAACGCGTTTACCAAAGAGACCGTTGGCGAAGGTGACGACCAGAAAGAGCGGACGTATCTGAAGCTCCACCCGGCTCTGGCTCCGATCAAAGCCGCTATTTTCCCGCTGGTGCGTAAAGACGGTCTGCCCGAGAAAGCCGAACAGATTATGAAATCGCTACGGTCCGAGTTCCGCGTCATCATGGAAGAACGCGACGCCATTGGTAAACGGTATACCCGTCAGGACCTGATCGGAACGCCGTTCTGCGTGGTCGTCGATTACCAGACCCTCGAAGACGATACCGTTACCATTCGGTACCGCGACACTACCGAGCAGATCCGCGTCCCCATCAGCGAACTCAAAGCCCGCATTGGCCAGGACGTATCCATGGAGCGTTTGCTGGAAAATATGTAA
- a CDS encoding lamin tail domain-containing protein: MHQQLQTAIKLWLCALLLFTGFNARSQVVISQVYGGGGNTGSTYKNDFIELFNRGNTPVTITGWTVQYAGATGVNWSTTPLSGTIAPGGYYLIRGAAGSGGTADLPTPDATGVPNLGNVAGKVALVNTTTAIPVGTTCPTGATIIDFVGFGATANCYEGTGPTPAPSNTLAILRASGGCTDNTNNATDFVTGTPNPRNSASPLNSCTPVPALTATPAALTGLAATQGSVSTSKSYTLTGSLLESGPVSVSATANIELSSNNSSFSSTLSLPVSAGTLSQVIYARLAGTAPTGTFSGRITHTASSTLAASVSVSGQVNAVNAPLLTVSPASLTGLATLSGTPSAPVMYSLTAANLTEAITITAPAGVEISQSSDSDFGSTLTLPGSTTSALVYARLIGTTPGIVNGVITNVSGSLSASVSISGRVNTTGATPISIARASIGQSVTVAGRVTVTNQLGSRQLYIQDATGGIVVYSGPTGTDLSTLVQLGDSVQTSGPVSVFSGYTEITASASTFTVVSGVANRVPTPIAITPDQLPNYQGQLVRIENATITPVAASFAGGTNYTITAGGQSGTLRISANSPLAGAGQPANPVSVTGIADRFVTGATTAGTNGLQLQPRVLADIPGATPPSDLTCSVGSGSTLNNDQTLDIAAWNFEFFGADAGTISCPGGTTLVYNNFGPTNELLQQTNATTVLTKLNADIIAAEEVSDINRFDAAVKAIPGSYSYVCSDKFSYYFQDECAQTPSGGTVFGPTRLAQKVCVIYNTATVTPVLAETKPLLADKYNYPSDNSWSSGRLPFLFVANVTINGLTQKIHVVAVHAKSGSATTDYNRRKQDILDLKAELDANYANAKIIMLGDYNDKLNGSIAAGQASSYQSFVSDAANYSALTLPLENQGCSTFNSSASFIDHIITSSELAKGYISNSAYVLQPFSIPNYGNTTSDHNPVVARFDLNQFVTVTPPFSITGVTMVNCATVTAGLRQVSFTPQYAGLSGQPVSFSVVNEFLPTTAPGPYTINLYTDNPTIRLRASQVGTEGEASFSYDWLAACTTGSTPPPPTGTFGITGVTMVNCATVTAGLRQVSFTPQYAGLSGQPVSFSVVNEFLPTTAPGPYTINLYTDNPVITLKATQSGTPTEASFTYNWLANCTSGSARIGVQSSAESVLELRILGNPAQNGQVPVEIRGAAGQPVQLMLTDMRGQVLGTHQVNQADAIERHTFEVGRQSTGLLLLRATTPTQSKTVKVIKSN, translated from the coding sequence ATGCATCAACAACTACAAACAGCCATTAAACTATGGTTATGTGCCCTACTTCTGTTTACGGGGTTCAATGCCCGGTCGCAGGTCGTGATCAGTCAGGTTTATGGGGGAGGGGGCAATACAGGATCCACCTATAAAAACGATTTCATTGAACTGTTCAATCGCGGCAACACGCCGGTTACGATCACCGGCTGGACGGTACAGTATGCAGGGGCTACAGGCGTCAACTGGAGTACGACTCCATTGAGTGGAACCATTGCTCCTGGCGGTTATTATCTGATTCGGGGAGCCGCCGGCTCCGGAGGAACAGCGGATTTGCCTACGCCTGATGCAACAGGTGTACCTAACCTGGGTAATGTCGCTGGTAAAGTGGCCCTGGTCAATACGACTACGGCTATTCCCGTGGGCACAACCTGCCCAACGGGTGCTACCATTATCGATTTTGTCGGGTTTGGCGCAACAGCCAACTGCTACGAGGGGACCGGGCCGACCCCGGCACCGAGCAACACGCTGGCTATACTCAGGGCATCGGGCGGTTGCACGGACAACACCAATAATGCCACCGATTTTGTGACGGGGACGCCCAATCCGCGTAACTCGGCCAGTCCGCTGAACTCCTGCACACCCGTACCTGCACTAACGGCTACGCCCGCTGCGCTTACAGGCCTTGCTGCCACGCAGGGATCGGTATCGACCAGTAAGAGCTACACGCTAACCGGCAGTTTGCTCGAGTCGGGACCTGTATCGGTTTCGGCCACGGCAAACATCGAACTGAGTTCCAATAACAGCTCGTTCTCGTCGACCCTTTCGCTGCCCGTGTCGGCAGGTACGCTTTCGCAGGTAATCTACGCCCGACTGGCCGGCACTGCTCCAACGGGTACCTTTAGCGGTAGGATTACCCACACGGCCAGTAGTACGCTGGCTGCGTCGGTATCCGTGAGCGGTCAGGTAAACGCCGTCAATGCGCCCCTGCTGACAGTATCGCCGGCATCGCTTACGGGCCTGGCAACACTGAGCGGGACACCATCTGCGCCAGTGATGTATTCGCTGACGGCGGCCAACCTAACGGAAGCCATTACCATAACGGCACCCGCCGGGGTTGAAATCAGCCAGTCGTCGGATAGCGATTTCGGTTCAACGCTGACCTTGCCGGGCTCGACTACCTCTGCCTTGGTCTACGCCCGGTTGATCGGTACAACGCCGGGTATTGTAAATGGTGTGATCACCAACGTATCGGGCAGCCTGTCGGCATCGGTTTCGATCAGTGGCCGGGTCAACACAACCGGAGCCACCCCAATATCAATAGCCCGGGCCAGTATCGGTCAGTCGGTTACGGTAGCGGGCCGGGTTACGGTAACCAACCAACTGGGTTCCCGCCAACTTTACATACAGGACGCAACGGGTGGTATCGTCGTTTACAGCGGCCCAACCGGTACGGACCTGTCAACGCTGGTGCAACTCGGTGATTCTGTACAAACCAGTGGTCCAGTGTCGGTATTTAGCGGCTACACCGAAATTACGGCCAGCGCCAGCACCTTCACCGTTGTGTCGGGGGTAGCAAACCGGGTGCCGACACCCATTGCCATTACACCCGATCAACTGCCAAACTACCAGGGTCAGCTGGTACGGATCGAAAACGCCACCATCACCCCCGTCGCGGCATCGTTCGCGGGTGGTACCAACTACACCATAACCGCCGGCGGGCAGTCGGGTACGCTACGGATCAGCGCCAATTCGCCACTGGCCGGCGCTGGTCAGCCCGCGAATCCGGTTAGCGTGACGGGTATTGCCGACCGCTTTGTGACGGGTGCAACCACCGCTGGCACAAACGGGCTTCAGCTACAGCCGCGCGTTCTGGCCGATATTCCCGGCGCAACTCCGCCGTCTGACCTGACCTGCTCGGTGGGTAGCGGGTCGACGCTGAACAATGATCAGACGCTCGATATTGCCGCCTGGAACTTCGAATTTTTCGGAGCCGATGCGGGTACCATCAGCTGCCCCGGTGGCACTACGCTGGTCTACAACAATTTTGGACCGACGAACGAACTGCTCCAGCAAACCAACGCCACAACGGTGCTGACGAAACTGAACGCCGACATTATTGCTGCGGAAGAAGTGAGCGATATTAACCGGTTCGACGCAGCGGTCAAAGCTATTCCGGGAAGCTACAGTTACGTGTGTTCGGATAAGTTTTCTTATTACTTCCAGGACGAATGCGCACAGACGCCATCCGGAGGAACCGTATTTGGCCCAACGCGGCTGGCGCAGAAGGTGTGTGTAATTTACAATACGGCTACTGTAACGCCGGTGCTGGCCGAAACAAAGCCCCTGCTGGCCGACAAGTACAACTACCCCAGCGATAACAGCTGGTCGTCGGGTCGGTTACCGTTCCTGTTTGTTGCCAATGTAACGATCAACGGACTGACCCAGAAAATTCACGTCGTTGCCGTGCACGCTAAATCAGGGAGTGCAACGACGGATTACAATCGCCGGAAGCAGGACATCCTTGACCTGAAAGCGGAACTGGACGCGAACTATGCCAACGCGAAGATTATCATGCTGGGCGATTACAATGACAAATTGAATGGCTCTATTGCAGCGGGACAGGCGTCGTCGTATCAGTCGTTCGTATCGGATGCGGCCAACTACTCGGCGCTGACCCTGCCGCTCGAAAATCAGGGTTGTTCAACTTTTAATTCGTCGGCCAGTTTCATTGATCACATCATTACGTCGAGCGAACTGGCGAAGGGGTACATCAGTAACTCGGCCTATGTACTCCAACCCTTCAGCATCCCGAACTACGGCAACACGACATCGGACCACAACCCGGTTGTCGCTCGTTTCGATCTGAATCAGTTCGTGACGGTAACCCCGCCGTTCAGCATTACGGGCGTGACGATGGTAAATTGTGCAACGGTAACGGCGGGTCTGCGGCAGGTGAGCTTCACGCCCCAATACGCGGGTCTGAGCGGTCAGCCGGTAAGTTTCTCGGTGGTGAACGAGTTCTTGCCTACCACCGCACCGGGTCCCTACACGATCAATCTCTACACCGATAACCCAACCATCCGGCTGAGAGCAAGCCAGGTGGGTACGGAAGGTGAAGCTAGTTTCTCCTATGATTGGCTGGCCGCCTGCACAACAGGCAGCACACCGCCCCCGCCAACGGGTACGTTCGGCATTACGGGCGTGACGATGGTAAATTGTGCGACAGTAACGGCGGGTCTGCGGCAGGTGAGCTTTACGCCCCAATACGCGGGTCTGAGCGGTCAGCCGGTAAGTTTCTCGGTGGTGAACGAGTTCCTGCCTACCACCGCGCCGGGTCCCTACACGATCAACCTCTACACCGATAACCCAGTCATTACGCTGAAAGCGACGCAATCGGGAACGCCAACGGAAGCCAGTTTTACCTACAACTGGCTGGCGAACTGCACGAGTGGAAGTGCCCGTATCGGGGTTCAGTCTTCGGCAGAGTCGGTTCTGGAGCTACGCATTCTGGGCAATCCGGCGCAGAACGGCCAGGTGCCGGTCGAAATCCGGGGAGCCGCCGGGCAGCCGGTGCAGCTTATGCTGACCGACATGCGTGGGCAGGTGCTGGGAACGCACCAGGTGAATCAGGCCGATGCCATCGAGCGGCATACGTTCGAGGTGGGGCGCCAGTCGACCGGGCTGCTGTTGCTGCGGGCTACGACCCCAACCCAATCGAAAACGGTGAAAGTTATCAAAAGCAATTAA
- a CDS encoding SRPBCC family protein has translation MHILLKTRVNQPLPAVWAAFDRSLFDKLSPPFPPVDVVRFDGCLTGDIVHLRLNFIFFRQDWISRIVDQQSSPDEIYFVDQGTQLPFFLAHWHHRHRLLRDATGGTIVVDDITFKTPFLLTDYLLYPLMWLQFAYRKPIYRKVFS, from the coding sequence ATGCATATTCTCCTGAAAACACGTGTCAATCAGCCCCTGCCCGCCGTTTGGGCCGCCTTTGACCGGTCCCTCTTCGATAAACTCAGTCCCCCCTTTCCGCCCGTCGATGTTGTGCGGTTCGATGGCTGTCTTACGGGCGATATCGTTCACCTACGCCTGAATTTTATTTTTTTCAGGCAGGACTGGATCAGCCGCATCGTTGATCAGCAATCTAGTCCCGACGAAATCTATTTTGTCGATCAGGGCACCCAGCTCCCCTTTTTTCTGGCCCACTGGCACCACCGGCACCGCCTTCTGCGTGATGCCACCGGCGGCACGATCGTAGTAGATGACATCACCTTTAAAACGCCTTTCCTGCTCACTGATTATCTGTTATATCCACTGATGTGGCTCCAGTTTGCGTACCGAAAGCCTATTTATCGAAAGGTCTTTTCCTGA
- a CDS encoding hybrid sensor histidine kinase/response regulator transcription factor has product MANVSEPEYLTVRNGLPQGFIKSLIQDRRGFIWMATRDGLCRYDGVRFRIYNYDPQRAGSLSFSSIYEIREDNKGRLWLRTENNNVDCFDPVTEQAHRVSASPQFSKAVGRHPIVGIAPDRFGNVWVATQTNGFFRLNPNGLVSHQYWPARKDTVQRFINAILLDRQGNPWLAARDGLFRYNPISSAFTGYRIAQGLPQNNVLGLHERANGELMLGFPGRFAVFNPKAGRVRAVVAEPGRPTQVPLFATDHRGTDYVNQNRYTDRGGLVRLTGPEEADGPSKLARFPALSLLVDRSNVLWIGTNGDGVIKYDLNQRLFSAWPYKTSFHADWLTQQMGIPATAIPAGIRSQWPTTIHTQFDRQKTLWIASAETPPYRYSKTTRTFEPVRPSGIEPRWLPNGVFRLTALATGPQGELWGLLGPDSRAVVRYNPELQTFTAFPLPLPQNHPYEILAMTVDGGRIYLATQNHGLLRADLSAQRLLRWHANSADPAALPNDALLCLAQDPAQYNHLWVGTFGSGLCRLDKLTGRIRRFTTADGLPNNVIYAIQPDGNGHLWLSTNRGLCRFDSRTFEVRNYTADDGLPSEEFNRQHAVTLPDGRMVFGGIGGYTVFDPKRIGEDPFKPVVALTALRINNQLVNATNPNSPIRQDINETSEVTLSYLQNFVSFDFAALQFNQSSKNQYRYKLTGLDNDWVYSGNQATATYTNLSPATYTFVVNASNTSGIWSPHTRQIKVVIEPPVWRTWWAYAGYVLLLLGAIALFLRTRINRERLRSRMELREKESIQLKNLDEIKSRFFANITHEFRTPLTLILAPLEQLLQEVSDTQQQSRLSLVYRNATRLLRLINELLDLAKLEAGSLSVTLTPGDLADFVERTTRVFDEEARRKLVDLRVHASLPNPYYWFDGDKIEKILNNLLANALRYTDENGTITVSIQSIPQPESNGQPPSETLPADTVRLTVTDTGQGINKAELPRIFKRFYQANTNTDRSVGGSGIGLALVKELIDMMHGTVEVESQPGMGTTFIIDLPCRPAHVALASAAMGAQSDPVTDAAAGVSLGEGAKRILLVEDNDDIAEYITSILSPLWQVRRASNGRQGIERAIADGPDLIISDVLMPELDGYELSRQLKANPLTSHIPILLLTAKTAPESRIEGLNAGADDYINKPFQVDELLGRIRNRLDQQQRSRQHYRTQLLREGHLPVVSHSPDDEFMNRVYAVLEERLDDSSFGVEPMANRVGMSRMHLNRKIKAMTGMTPNELIRVVRLNRAAELLMTGVSVSETADRVGFDTAAYFSKVFKEQYHVTPSEFVEKSRHEIAG; this is encoded by the coding sequence ATGGCCAACGTATCAGAACCAGAGTACCTTACCGTACGCAATGGCCTGCCGCAGGGATTTATCAAATCGCTGATACAGGACCGCCGTGGCTTTATCTGGATGGCCACCCGCGATGGCCTGTGCCGGTACGATGGGGTTCGTTTTCGCATTTATAATTACGACCCCCAGCGCGCTGGCTCCCTTTCGTTCAGCAGCATCTATGAAATTCGGGAAGATAACAAAGGACGGCTGTGGCTGCGGACGGAGAACAACAACGTCGACTGTTTTGACCCGGTCACCGAACAGGCCCATCGAGTTTCGGCTTCACCCCAGTTCAGCAAGGCCGTTGGCCGCCATCCCATCGTTGGAATTGCCCCCGACCGGTTCGGAAATGTCTGGGTAGCCACACAAACGAACGGCTTTTTTCGGCTGAATCCAAACGGGCTCGTCTCGCACCAGTACTGGCCCGCCCGAAAAGACACAGTGCAACGTTTTATAAACGCCATTTTGCTCGACCGGCAGGGCAACCCCTGGCTGGCCGCCCGCGACGGCCTGTTTCGCTACAACCCCATATCGTCGGCCTTCACGGGGTACCGAATAGCGCAGGGACTACCCCAAAACAACGTATTGGGCCTGCATGAACGGGCCAACGGTGAACTGATGCTGGGTTTTCCGGGTCGTTTTGCCGTCTTCAATCCCAAAGCGGGGCGGGTGCGGGCGGTAGTTGCCGAACCCGGCCGGCCCACGCAGGTACCCCTGTTTGCGACCGACCACCGGGGGACGGATTACGTAAACCAGAACCGCTATACCGATAGGGGCGGGCTGGTCCGGCTTACCGGACCCGAGGAGGCCGATGGGCCATCCAAGCTGGCCCGCTTCCCGGCGCTTTCCCTGCTGGTCGACCGATCCAATGTACTTTGGATCGGAACGAACGGCGATGGGGTCATTAAGTACGATCTCAACCAGCGCCTGTTCTCGGCCTGGCCCTACAAGACCAGCTTTCACGCCGACTGGCTGACGCAGCAAATGGGGATTCCCGCTACGGCTATCCCCGCGGGCATCCGTAGCCAGTGGCCCACGACCATTCATACCCAGTTCGACCGGCAGAAGACGTTGTGGATTGCCAGCGCCGAAACTCCACCGTATCGCTATTCCAAGACGACCCGCACGTTTGAGCCCGTACGCCCCTCCGGTATCGAGCCCCGGTGGCTGCCAAACGGCGTCTTCCGGCTGACGGCACTCGCCACGGGACCGCAGGGTGAGTTGTGGGGGCTGCTGGGACCGGATAGCCGGGCCGTAGTACGGTATAACCCCGAGCTGCAGACGTTTACCGCGTTTCCGCTGCCCCTGCCGCAGAACCATCCCTACGAAATACTGGCTATGACCGTCGACGGAGGGCGGATCTACCTGGCTACCCAGAATCACGGACTGCTGCGGGCAGACTTATCGGCCCAGCGACTGCTGCGCTGGCATGCCAACTCGGCCGACCCGGCTGCCTTGCCCAACGACGCCCTGCTGTGTCTGGCGCAGGACCCAGCCCAGTACAACCACCTTTGGGTGGGCACGTTTGGCAGCGGCCTTTGCCGGCTCGATAAGCTGACCGGTCGGATACGCCGGTTCACCACCGCCGACGGCCTGCCCAACAACGTTATCTATGCCATTCAGCCGGATGGCAATGGTCATTTATGGCTGAGTACCAACCGGGGATTGTGCCGGTTTGACAGCCGCACGTTCGAGGTGCGCAACTACACGGCCGATGATGGGTTGCCCAGTGAGGAATTTAACCGGCAGCACGCCGTTACCCTGCCCGACGGCCGAATGGTGTTCGGTGGTATTGGCGGCTACACGGTTTTCGATCCGAAACGGATCGGGGAGGACCCCTTCAAGCCGGTCGTTGCGCTGACGGCCCTGCGCATCAACAACCAACTGGTGAACGCGACCAATCCCAATTCGCCCATTCGACAGGACATAAACGAAACCTCGGAAGTTACCCTGAGTTACCTTCAGAATTTCGTTTCGTTCGATTTCGCGGCCCTTCAGTTTAACCAGAGCAGTAAAAACCAGTACCGCTATAAGCTTACGGGTCTGGACAACGACTGGGTCTATAGCGGCAACCAGGCCACGGCGACCTACACGAACCTGTCGCCGGCTACGTACACTTTTGTAGTGAACGCGTCGAACACATCGGGCATCTGGAGTCCGCACACGCGCCAGATTAAAGTCGTTATCGAGCCGCCCGTCTGGCGGACCTGGTGGGCTTATGCGGGGTATGTGTTGTTGCTGTTGGGGGCTATCGCGCTGTTTCTGCGTACCCGTATCAACCGGGAACGGCTAAGGAGTCGGATGGAACTGCGGGAGAAAGAGTCGATCCAGCTCAAAAATCTTGACGAGATCAAGTCGCGCTTCTTTGCCAACATTACCCATGAGTTCCGGACACCACTGACGCTGATTCTGGCGCCACTGGAGCAATTGCTGCAGGAGGTTTCCGACACGCAGCAACAGAGCCGGCTGTCGCTGGTTTACCGGAACGCGACGCGCCTGTTACGGTTGATCAATGAACTGCTCGACCTGGCTAAACTCGAAGCGGGGAGTCTGTCAGTTACGCTCACACCGGGCGATCTGGCCGATTTCGTTGAACGGACGACGCGGGTATTTGACGAAGAGGCCCGCCGTAAACTCGTTGACCTGCGGGTGCACGCGTCGCTGCCCAATCCGTATTACTGGTTCGACGGTGATAAAATTGAGAAGATCCTCAACAACCTGCTGGCCAATGCCCTGCGGTATACCGACGAGAACGGGACGATAACGGTGTCCATTCAATCGATCCCGCAACCGGAAAGCAACGGGCAGCCCCCGTCCGAAACGCTCCCGGCCGACACCGTACGACTTACGGTAACGGATACCGGTCAGGGTATCAACAAGGCCGAACTGCCGCGCATCTTCAAACGCTTTTATCAGGCCAACACCAATACAGACCGGTCAGTTGGCGGGTCGGGCATTGGGCTGGCGCTGGTGAAAGAGCTGATTGATATGATGCATGGTACGGTAGAAGTTGAGAGTCAGCCGGGCATGGGTACTACGTTCATCATTGATCTGCCCTGCCGCCCTGCCCACGTCGCCCTGGCGTCAGCGGCCATGGGTGCCCAGTCCGATCCTGTCACCGATGCCGCGGCCGGCGTTAGCCTGGGCGAAGGGGCGAAGCGAATCCTGCTCGTGGAAGACAACGACGACATTGCCGAGTACATCACCAGCATCCTGAGCCCCCTCTGGCAGGTGCGCCGGGCCAGCAACGGCCGCCAAGGTATCGAACGGGCCATTGCCGATGGACCCGACCTGATCATTAGTGACGTCCTGATGCCTGAACTGGATGGGTACGAACTAAGCCGCCAGCTCAAGGCCAATCCGCTGACGAGCCACATTCCCATTTTGTTGCTGACGGCCAAGACCGCCCCTGAAAGCCGGATTGAGGGACTCAATGCCGGGGCGGACGATTACATCAACAAACCGTTCCAGGTCGATGAGCTACTGGGACGAATCAGAAACCGGCTCGACCAGCAGCAGCGCAGCCGCCAGCACTACCGTACCCAACTGCTTCGGGAGGGGCATCTGCCCGTCGTGAGCCACTCGCCCGACGATGAGTTTATGAATCGTGTCTACGCCGTGCTGGAAGAGCGACTCGATGATTCCTCCTTCGGGGTTGAGCCGATGGCTAATCGGGTTGGCATGAGCCGGATGCACCTGAACCGTAAGATCAAGGCCATGACGGGCATGACCCCGAACGAACTGATCCGGGTGGTGCGGCTCAACCGGGCTGCCGAACTGCTGATGACCGGGGTCTCCGTATCGGAGACGGCCGACCGGGTTGGTTTCGATACGGCCGCTTATTTTTCCAAAGTTTTCAAGGAGCAGTACCACGTAACGCCCTCTGAATTCGTGGAGAAAAGCCGCCACGAAATAGCAGGTTAG